A region of Salvia splendens isolate huo1 chromosome 17, SspV2, whole genome shotgun sequence DNA encodes the following proteins:
- the LOC121774211 gene encoding berberine bridge enzyme-like 18, with the protein MKTLSNSSHLFFFLLVLILSCSSVAFADKQDNFLQCLSKTTNYYSISNDVYTHANSSYTSILQFSIRNPRFASDSTPKPQVIITPEHESQIPPVVHCAKKSGLEIRTRSGGHDMEGLSYVSHVPFVVIDLINLSEVTVNVDEKMAWIETGATTGIVYYKIAEKSSTLGFPGAICTTVGVGGHYSGGGYGTMLRKYGLAGDNVVDARIIDANGRILDRKSMGEDLF; encoded by the coding sequence ATGAAAACTCTTTCAAATTCATCTcatctctttttctttcttcttgtcCTCATCTTGTCATGCTCATCAGTAGCTTTTGCTGATAAGCAAGACAACTTTCTTCAATGTCTCTCCAAAACAACCAACTACTACTCCATTTCAAATGATGTCTACACTCATGCAAACTCATCTTACACTTCCATCCTCCAATTCTCCATCCGAAACCCTAGATTCGCGTCGGACTCCACTCCTAAACCTCAAGTGATCATAACCCCAGAACACGAATCCCAGATCCCGCCTGTCGTACACTGCGCCAAGAAAAGTGGTCTGGAGATCAGAACACGGAGCGGTGGCCATGACATGGAGGGACTGTCTTATGTCTCCCATGTCCCGTTCGTGGTCATCGATTTAATCAATCTCAGCGAAGTTACTGTCAACGTGGATGAGAAAATGGCATGGATTGAGACCGGTGCGACAACTGGAATCGTATACTACAAGATTGCGGAAAAGAGCTCCACTTTAGGGTTTCCTGGTGCTATTTGCACTACTGTCGGTGTCGGTGGCCACTACAGTGGAGGAGGCTATGGCACAATGCTGAGAAAATACGGCCTCGCTGGAGATAACGTCGTTGATGCAAGAATAATCGACGCCAATGGCAGAATCCTCGACAGAAAATCAATGGGAGAGGATCTTTTCTAG